Proteins found in one Paenibacillus sp. FSL R10-2782 genomic segment:
- the rapZ gene encoding RNase adapter RapZ produces the protein MTDNLKNAAPWATLIIITGMSGAGKTIAVQSLEDLGFFCVDNLPPVLIPKFAELIEQSNGKIGKVALVIDLRGREFFTALSESLNYIKDHFTIHCEILFLNANDGVLVQRYKESRRRHPLAPDGMPLDGIRLERKMLEELKSSATQVIDTSVMKPATLKTRIISRFSHLESSMLSVNITSFGFKYGIPIDADLIFDVRFLPNPHYVDQLRPHTGQDSDVYDYVMKWPETQAFLTKLLDMLHFLIPQYRKEGKSQVIIGIGCTGGKHRSVAISEYLGKMLGASETESVSVSHRDADRDRH, from the coding sequence ATGACAGACAACCTAAAAAACGCTGCGCCGTGGGCAACACTCATTATTATTACGGGAATGTCAGGTGCAGGGAAGACCATTGCAGTGCAAAGCCTGGAAGATTTGGGCTTCTTCTGCGTTGATAATTTACCGCCTGTGCTGATTCCCAAGTTTGCTGAACTAATCGAGCAGTCCAACGGTAAGATAGGTAAAGTGGCGCTGGTGATTGACTTGCGCGGACGAGAATTTTTTACAGCTTTGTCGGAATCATTGAACTATATTAAGGATCATTTTACGATTCATTGTGAGATTTTGTTCCTGAATGCCAACGACGGTGTTCTCGTACAGCGATACAAGGAAAGCCGTCGCCGTCACCCGCTTGCTCCGGATGGTATGCCTCTGGACGGAATACGACTGGAGCGCAAAATGCTGGAGGAGCTGAAAAGCTCGGCAACACAGGTCATTGATACAAGTGTGATGAAGCCTGCAACTTTAAAGACGCGGATTATTTCCCGATTTTCTCATCTGGAGAGCAGCATGCTTTCCGTAAACATTACCTCTTTCGGCTTCAAATATGGTATTCCCATTGATGCCGATCTCATATTCGACGTGCGTTTCCTGCCCAATCCTCACTATGTGGACCAATTGCGGCCACACACCGGACAGGATAGTGATGTGTATGATTATGTTATGAAATGGCCAGAGACTCAGGCATTCCTGACCAAGCTGCTGGATATGTTACATTTTTTGATTCCGCAATACCGCAAGGAAGGCAAAAGCCAGGTCATTATCGGTATCGGGTGTACCGGCGGTAAGCATCGTTCTGTCGCGATATCTGAATATTTAGGAAAAATGCTGGGTGCCAGTGAAACAGAATCAGTTTCTGTTTCACATCGGGATGCTGATCGGGACCGGCATTAA
- a CDS encoding YvcK family protein codes for MKETGSQRERPRIVVMGGGTGLSVMLRGLKQKPLDITAIVTVADDGGSSGILRSELQMPPPGDIRNVLTALADVEPVMSDMLKYRFGAGSGLAGHSLGNLILAAMTDISGDFVTAVRELSRVFAVRGRVLPAAEEGVVLSAEMEDGTVVTGESKIPEAGGRIKRVFLEPTHVEPLPEAVEAINQADAILIGPGSLYTSILPNLLVPKLAEAVVKSDAIKIFVCNVMTQPGETDGYTVGDHLQAIYEHVGHHLFDYVIVNNGDIPPQVQEMYAEQGAKPVQVDMGELTDRGYKVVADTLVLFRTYLRHDADKLSQHIYQLVQNWILRRR; via the coding sequence ATGAAAGAGACCGGATCACAACGGGAGCGCCCTCGTATTGTTGTTATGGGCGGCGGAACCGGCTTGTCCGTCATGCTGCGGGGGTTGAAACAAAAGCCGCTGGATATAACGGCCATTGTTACAGTCGCTGACGATGGCGGAAGCTCCGGGATATTGCGCAGTGAGCTGCAAATGCCCCCTCCGGGGGATATTCGAAATGTATTGACTGCACTGGCTGATGTAGAGCCGGTGATGTCCGATATGCTGAAATACCGTTTCGGCGCAGGATCAGGCTTGGCAGGCCATAGTCTGGGCAACCTGATTTTAGCGGCGATGACCGATATATCGGGTGATTTTGTGACGGCGGTGCGTGAGCTTAGCCGTGTATTTGCTGTACGGGGGCGTGTGCTGCCAGCGGCTGAAGAAGGCGTTGTGCTGAGTGCCGAAATGGAGGATGGCACGGTGGTTACCGGTGAATCCAAAATCCCGGAAGCGGGCGGCAGAATCAAACGTGTTTTTCTTGAACCGACTCACGTGGAGCCGTTGCCTGAGGCTGTAGAGGCCATTAATCAAGCTGATGCGATCCTGATTGGTCCTGGCAGTCTGTACACCAGCATTTTGCCTAATCTCCTCGTACCGAAGCTTGCAGAGGCTGTGGTGAAATCTGACGCCATCAAAATATTCGTCTGCAACGTCATGACTCAGCCGGGTGAAACGGATGGATATACCGTAGGAGACCACTTGCAGGCTATTTATGAGCATGTAGGGCATCATTTGTTTGATTATGTAATTGTCAATAATGGAGATATTCCGCCCCAAGTACAGGAAATGTATGCCGAGCAGGGAGCCAAGCCAGTTCAAGTAGACATGGGAGAGCTGACCGACCGGGGATATAAAGTGGTTGCAGATACGCTTGTTCTGTTCCGCACCTATTTACGGCATGATGCCGACAAACTGAGCCAGCACATTTACCAATTGGTACAAAACTGGATATTAAGAAGGAGGTGA
- a CDS encoding tetratricopeptide repeat protein — protein sequence MKGKHLRASGPSPKIIVLRFDASFFFEKAVRSLDRNHYDKALKYFRKAVEYEPDNPVNHCNMAGILSEMGDYAGSNEILSSVLSDVDPSMTECYFYMANNYANMEQFEEAEKALVTYLEEDEEGQFLDEAEEMMELLYYELDRPTKLNRIKARQGVVEHDQARVLLEEGKFAQAAQLLKQISEEQPDMFAARNNLALAYYYMGLFQNAKSTILRVLEDEPGNLHALCNLAIFYQHEGGGPELDRLIQTLTVTIPFQEEQVFKLATTMGILGRHEEAYRHFRRLLQGGGENNDDASLYHYTAVAASNTGRYAEARRLWGHLQKQDASSEVPRFFLSRLEELQQEGTPLQVLSYHYHLPFEEQFRMWEKFGADQVPDSMKRDPLIRSSFFWALRHGDRATQLQVIQALSLIGDDEVRQALESFVEDPDQEGELKRRALQVLQELTEPPVKDIQETNQEMERILRPESEKVHHVSEDEVPAHSTVHPEWQAVLDKVLDVMSKPSDPVMQRDLRSLWLEYLDRLAPEVPIVQHTEGWAAALEYLTAKMNHHSVTYQEVADRYGISVSTVSRYARQIDSVCGIKQKMKQPLSTFKKQV from the coding sequence ATGAAAGGGAAACATCTGCGAGCTTCGGGACCTAGCCCTAAGATTATTGTTTTGCGTTTCGACGCATCTTTCTTTTTTGAGAAAGCTGTGCGCTCGCTTGATCGCAATCATTATGACAAGGCATTGAAATATTTTCGCAAAGCCGTTGAATATGAACCGGATAATCCGGTGAATCATTGCAATATGGCGGGTATATTATCAGAGATGGGGGATTATGCAGGTTCGAATGAGATCCTGTCCTCTGTTCTGAGCGACGTAGACCCGTCGATGACAGAGTGTTACTTCTATATGGCGAATAATTACGCCAATATGGAGCAGTTTGAAGAAGCGGAGAAAGCCTTGGTCACGTATTTGGAGGAGGACGAAGAAGGACAGTTTCTCGATGAAGCCGAGGAAATGATGGAGCTGCTCTATTATGAGTTGGACCGTCCAACCAAGCTGAACCGCATTAAGGCCCGGCAGGGAGTGGTCGAGCATGATCAGGCCCGTGTCCTGCTGGAGGAAGGGAAGTTTGCTCAGGCGGCCCAATTGCTTAAGCAAATTTCAGAGGAACAGCCGGACATGTTCGCTGCGCGGAACAATCTGGCGCTGGCGTATTACTACATGGGACTGTTTCAAAATGCGAAGTCTACCATTCTTCGGGTGCTGGAGGATGAACCGGGTAACTTGCATGCGCTATGCAACCTGGCGATCTTTTATCAGCATGAGGGCGGCGGCCCTGAATTGGATCGTCTGATTCAAACGTTGACGGTCACCATACCATTTCAGGAGGAGCAGGTATTCAAGCTGGCTACTACGATGGGGATTCTCGGACGTCATGAGGAGGCTTACAGACATTTCCGCAGGTTGCTTCAAGGCGGCGGAGAGAATAATGATGACGCCTCCCTGTATCATTATACGGCAGTGGCTGCCAGCAATACGGGAAGATATGCAGAAGCCCGGCGGTTGTGGGGGCATTTGCAAAAGCAGGATGCTTCCTCGGAAGTTCCGCGGTTTTTCCTGTCCCGGCTGGAGGAGCTCCAGCAGGAGGGTACACCGCTACAAGTGCTTAGCTACCATTACCACCTCCCCTTTGAGGAACAATTCCGCATGTGGGAGAAGTTCGGAGCTGACCAGGTGCCTGACAGTATGAAGCGGGACCCGCTAATCCGGTCTTCCTTCTTCTGGGCGTTGCGCCACGGCGATCGAGCGACACAGCTTCAAGTCATTCAGGCGCTAAGCCTGATCGGTGACGATGAGGTGCGGCAGGCATTGGAATCCTTCGTAGAAGACCCGGATCAGGAAGGCGAGTTGAAACGGCGCGCCTTGCAGGTGCTGCAAGAGCTGACGGAGCCGCCAGTTAAGGATATACAGGAGACAAATCAGGAAATGGAACGAATTCTGCGACCAGAGTCAGAGAAGGTTCACCACGTATCCGAAGATGAGGTGCCTGCCCATTCAACTGTCCATCCAGAATGGCAGGCAGTGCTGGATAAGGTACTTGACGTGATGAGCAAGCCGTCCGATCCGGTCATGCAGCGCGATTTGAGGTCACTTTGGCTGGAATATCTGGATCGGCTTGCCCCGGAGGTCCCGATTGTTCAGCATACTGAGGGATGGGCAGCGGCGCTGGAATACTTGACAGCCAAAATGAATCATCATTCGGTGACCTATCAGGAAGTAGCTGACCGTTATGGTATTTCCGTATCGACCGTAAGCCGCTATGCACGCCAGATTGACAGCGTGTGCGGTATCAAGCAGAAGATGAAACAGCCGCTCTCCACGTTTAAAAAGCAGGTCTGA
- the trxB gene encoding thioredoxin-disulfide reductase, which produces MYKSIIIGTGPAGYTAAIYLARANMNPLIIEGMQPGGQLTTTTEIENFPGFEQGILGPELMDNMRKQAERFGAEFTSGWVEEVDFSKRPFKVKVEGKGIIEAESVIIATGASARYLGIPGEQDNVGRGVSTCATCDGFFFREKKIIVVGGGDSAMEEASFLTRFASSVTLVHRRDELRASKIMQDRARENEKVHWALNRTPLEVVTGETGLKGLKVHNNETNQDELIEADGVFVAIGHTPNTGFLNGQISTDDHGYIQVKPGTTETNIPGVFACGDVQDNRYRQAITAAGTGCMAAMDCEKYLEGSAVHDWSETLDQ; this is translated from the coding sequence ATGTATAAATCCATAATTATTGGTACAGGTCCTGCAGGCTACACAGCAGCTATTTATTTGGCGCGTGCAAACATGAATCCACTGATCATTGAGGGAATGCAGCCCGGCGGGCAGCTTACCACAACGACTGAAATTGAAAATTTTCCGGGTTTTGAGCAAGGCATCCTCGGACCTGAGTTGATGGATAACATGCGCAAGCAGGCCGAACGCTTTGGCGCTGAATTTACTTCCGGCTGGGTAGAAGAAGTGGATTTCAGCAAGCGTCCTTTTAAAGTGAAGGTAGAGGGAAAAGGCATCATTGAGGCGGAGTCGGTGATTATTGCTACAGGAGCATCCGCCAGATATCTCGGTATTCCGGGTGAACAGGACAATGTAGGACGCGGAGTCAGCACTTGCGCCACCTGCGACGGCTTCTTTTTCCGTGAGAAAAAGATCATTGTAGTGGGTGGTGGCGATTCAGCCATGGAGGAAGCGAGCTTCCTGACCCGGTTTGCTTCCAGTGTAACCTTGGTTCACCGTCGCGATGAGCTGCGGGCATCTAAAATTATGCAGGATCGCGCACGGGAAAATGAAAAAGTACATTGGGCGTTAAACCGGACTCCTTTGGAGGTCGTAACGGGAGAGACGGGATTAAAGGGCTTGAAGGTACACAATAATGAGACGAATCAGGATGAGCTGATCGAGGCAGATGGTGTTTTCGTGGCAATCGGACATACGCCTAATACGGGCTTCCTGAACGGTCAAATCAGTACAGACGATCATGGCTATATTCAAGTGAAGCCTGGAACGACAGAAACGAACATTCCCGGGGTATTTGCCTGCGGGGACGTGCAGGATAACCGTTATCGTCAAGCCATTACGGCTGCGGGAACGGGTTGCATGGCGGCTATGGACTGCGAGAAATATCTCGAAGGCAGCGCTGTTCATGACTGGAGCGAAACACTGGATCAATAA
- a CDS encoding ROK family glucokinase: MSESIYVGVDLGGTAIKVGICNEDGQLLHTYEGPTETAKGVDVVISNIEKYVRHIVEQSPYEWDQLKGVGAGVAGFTNVREGIIVLAPNIGFRDVPIRALLEERIGKPVKIDNDANVAALGEAWAGAGKGIENCVCYTLGTGVGGGIIINGKIYQGFSGMAGEIGHISVVPDLEAIQCGCGKMGCLETVSSATGIIRMANDAVERGDRTSLALVDQIAAKEVFDAAKAGDEVALRIVKRAAFYLGKSMAAVATVLNPELFIVGGGVSKAGDFLFEEMRLVYAKLTPEPLQQGVFIVPAALGNDAGIVGAAGLLLRS, translated from the coding sequence ATGTCTGAAAGTATCTATGTGGGTGTCGATTTGGGCGGTACAGCAATCAAGGTGGGCATTTGTAATGAAGACGGACAGCTTTTGCACACATACGAAGGACCAACGGAAACAGCTAAGGGCGTAGACGTTGTGATCAGCAATATCGAAAAATATGTGCGGCACATTGTTGAGCAATCTCCTTATGAATGGGATCAACTGAAGGGTGTCGGAGCGGGCGTTGCCGGTTTTACGAATGTTCGCGAAGGTATTATAGTTCTCGCTCCCAACATTGGCTTTCGTGACGTACCGATTCGTGCGCTGTTGGAAGAACGGATCGGCAAGCCTGTAAAAATAGACAACGATGCTAACGTCGCTGCACTTGGCGAAGCTTGGGCCGGGGCGGGCAAAGGCATAGAAAACTGCGTATGCTATACCCTGGGTACGGGTGTAGGCGGTGGTATTATTATCAATGGGAAAATCTATCAGGGCTTCTCAGGTATGGCCGGAGAAATTGGCCACATTAGCGTCGTACCGGATTTGGAGGCCATTCAGTGTGGCTGCGGCAAAATGGGCTGTCTGGAAACCGTATCTTCCGCAACGGGCATTATCCGTATGGCAAATGACGCTGTGGAACGTGGAGATCGGACTTCCCTGGCGCTGGTAGATCAAATCGCAGCCAAAGAAGTATTTGATGCAGCCAAGGCCGGGGATGAGGTTGCGTTGCGTATCGTGAAGCGGGCTGCCTTTTATTTGGGTAAATCTATGGCAGCGGTTGCCACCGTGCTAAACCCGGAGCTGTTTATTGTAGGCGGTGGTGTTTCCAAAGCAGGCGATTTCTTGTTCGAAGAGATGCGTCTGGTATATGCCAAACTGACACCTGAGCCACTCCAGCAAGGGGTATTTATTGTTCCGGCGGCGCTTGGCAATGACGCAGGTATCGTAGGAGCAGCGGGTTTGCTGCTGCGCTCCTGA
- the whiA gene encoding DNA-binding protein WhiA, producing the protein MSFAAQTKKELTMIESQPCCEKAELSALIRMLGSVQLSNKRVILDVSTENAAIARRIYSLIKKHFQVHIELLVRKKMRLKKNNVYIVRIPSGVQELLKDLYIVSEGFLFTDGINRDIIRKNCCKRAYLRGAFMAGGSVNNPEGSSYHLEISSMYEEHCQALVDLANEFHLNARCIERKKGFILYIKEGEKIIELLSIIGAHQALFKFEDVRIMRDMRNSVNRIVNCETANLNKTIGAAVRQIENIKLLEREVGLDTLPDKLREVAEIRLAHPDLNLKEVGEMLKGVVSKSGVNHRLRKIDEMADKIRGENGLIP; encoded by the coding sequence TTGTCCTTTGCGGCACAAACCAAAAAAGAGCTTACGATGATTGAAAGCCAGCCCTGCTGTGAAAAAGCGGAACTATCTGCGCTCATACGTATGCTCGGGTCCGTACAACTGTCCAATAAAAGGGTGATATTGGATGTGTCCACAGAAAATGCCGCGATTGCAAGGCGGATTTACTCCTTGATCAAAAAACATTTTCAAGTTCATATCGAGCTGCTTGTACGGAAAAAAATGCGTCTGAAAAAAAATAACGTGTACATTGTCCGCATTCCTAGCGGTGTACAAGAGCTGTTAAAGGATCTTTATATCGTATCAGAAGGGTTCTTGTTCACGGACGGGATTAATCGGGATATCATTCGGAAAAACTGTTGTAAGCGGGCTTATTTGCGAGGCGCTTTTATGGCAGGTGGTTCTGTGAACAACCCGGAGGGTTCGTCTTACCATCTGGAGATTTCCTCGATGTATGAGGAGCATTGCCAGGCGCTGGTCGATCTGGCGAATGAGTTTCATCTGAATGCCCGTTGTATTGAGCGAAAAAAAGGCTTTATTCTCTACATCAAGGAAGGCGAAAAGATCATTGAGCTACTTAGCATTATTGGGGCGCATCAGGCTTTGTTCAAATTTGAGGATGTCCGCATCATGCGTGATATGCGCAATTCCGTGAACCGGATTGTTAATTGCGAAACGGCTAATCTGAACAAGACGATTGGAGCTGCTGTCCGGCAAATTGAGAATATCAAGCTGCTGGAGAGAGAAGTTGGCCTGGATACGCTGCCAGATAAGCTGCGCGAGGTGGCGGAAATCCGTCTCGCTCATCCTGATTTGAATTTAAAAGAAGTCGGGGAAATGCTCAAAGGGGTTGTGAGTAAGTCGGGTGTCAATCATCGACTTCGCAAAATTGACGAGATGGCTGACAAAATCAGGGGAGAAAACGGCCTGATTCCATAA
- a CDS encoding SIMPL domain-containing protein (The SIMPL domain is named for its presence in mouse protein SIMPL (signalling molecule that associates with mouse pelle-like kinase). Bacterial member BP26, from Brucella, was shown to assemble into a channel-like structure, while YggE from E. coli has been associated with resistance to oxidative stress.) has product MKHWTKAANTAVLAGALLAGVVAGGLWTGADRAYAASAATTVSSVINVSGSGEVLVKPDIAYLSIGVQSEGNTAAAAQKANASKISKVTQLLKEKWSISADDIQTSQFYVQPNYTYDEKQGQKLKGYIANHTLSVKYRNLDKIGQLLDEATQSGANNVDNVRFSVENSSAYEEEAIAKALGNAQSKASAVAKATKRGLGTLLNVTVDGGDAQTFTQRETAMNKALFDTNGGTEIQSGQVTVKVQVSAQYELN; this is encoded by the coding sequence ATGAAACATTGGACAAAAGCTGCAAATACAGCGGTTCTGGCAGGAGCATTATTGGCAGGAGTAGTAGCGGGAGGATTATGGACAGGAGCAGATCGTGCCTATGCCGCGTCAGCAGCTACGACGGTTAGCAGTGTAATTAATGTGAGCGGCAGCGGGGAAGTATTGGTTAAGCCCGATATTGCCTATTTATCCATCGGCGTACAATCTGAAGGAAATACAGCCGCTGCTGCTCAGAAAGCCAACGCCTCTAAAATAAGTAAGGTCACACAACTGCTGAAAGAAAAGTGGAGCATCAGTGCTGATGACATACAGACGAGCCAGTTCTACGTACAGCCTAACTATACCTACGACGAAAAACAAGGTCAGAAGCTCAAAGGCTACATTGCCAACCATACACTTTCCGTCAAGTACCGTAATTTGGATAAAATTGGTCAGTTACTGGATGAGGCTACACAGTCTGGAGCGAACAACGTGGATAATGTGCGTTTTTCAGTAGAAAACTCTTCAGCTTATGAAGAAGAGGCGATTGCCAAGGCGTTGGGAAATGCTCAATCCAAAGCCAGTGCTGTAGCCAAGGCAACCAAACGCGGGCTTGGAACTCTCTTGAACGTAACGGTAGATGGGGGAGATGCCCAAACCTTCACACAACGTGAGACTGCTATGAACAAGGCACTCTTTGATACAAATGGTGGAACAGAGATACAATCTGGTCAAGTGACTGTGAAAGTCCAAGTGTCGGCACAATACGAATTGAACTAA
- a CDS encoding HPr family phosphocarrier protein, with protein MSKHPVVVRLKTGLHARPAALFVQEANKYSSEIFVEKEDKKVNAKSIMGIMSLAISTGTEIYISAEGADAEQAVNALVSLVSKVELENQ; from the coding sequence ATGTCAAAACATCCGGTAGTCGTACGCTTGAAAACAGGACTGCACGCCAGACCTGCTGCGTTGTTCGTACAGGAAGCGAATAAATATTCATCCGAGATTTTTGTGGAAAAAGAAGACAAAAAAGTTAATGCCAAGAGTATTATGGGTATTATGAGCCTTGCTATCAGTACAGGTACTGAAATTTACATTAGTGCTGAAGGTGCGGACGCCGAGCAGGCTGTAAACGCTTTAGTAAGTCTGGTTAGTAAGGTAGAGCTGGAAAATCAATAA
- the hisJ gene encoding histidinol-phosphatase HisJ, with protein MKIDYHTHHARCGHAMGNLEEYVQQGIRLGLDQLGLSDHMPLLHVNPADYYPEMAMPMEELPRYVEECLELKERYKGQIDIRVGLEGDYIEGWEREIEDIITAYPWDYVIGSVHFLGEWDVTDYRQVHHWEGKNVLEVYRTYYDAVTKASATGLYDIMGHLDVIKRFGHYPKLEEAEELRELERSTLSAVARSGRAIELNASGLSKPCAEMFPSRRMLEEALSLGIPLTVGSDAHDPAKLSEHLEKARALLHEVGYRELAVFRQRERSTVPLTL; from the coding sequence ATGAAAATTGACTATCATACGCATCATGCCCGCTGTGGTCATGCGATGGGAAATCTGGAAGAGTATGTGCAGCAGGGTATTCGGCTGGGACTGGATCAGCTCGGCCTGTCCGATCATATGCCGCTACTGCATGTAAATCCGGCCGACTATTACCCGGAGATGGCGATGCCTATGGAAGAGCTGCCCCGATATGTGGAAGAATGTCTGGAACTAAAGGAACGTTATAAGGGACAGATTGACATTCGTGTCGGCTTGGAAGGCGACTACATTGAGGGCTGGGAACGGGAAATCGAAGACATCATCACTGCGTATCCGTGGGATTATGTGATTGGCTCGGTCCATTTCCTAGGTGAATGGGATGTCACGGACTATCGCCAGGTACACCATTGGGAAGGTAAAAATGTGCTGGAGGTGTACCGCACTTATTATGATGCAGTTACCAAAGCGTCAGCTACCGGATTGTATGACATCATGGGGCATCTGGATGTCATTAAGCGCTTCGGCCACTATCCGAAGCTGGAGGAAGCGGAGGAGCTGCGCGAGCTGGAGCGCTCCACACTATCGGCCGTTGCCCGCAGCGGGCGGGCGATCGAGCTGAACGCATCGGGGCTATCCAAGCCCTGTGCGGAGATGTTCCCGAGCCGACGCATGCTGGAGGAGGCATTGTCGCTGGGCATCCCGCTGACGGTAGGCTCGGATGCACATGATCCGGCGAAGCTGTCCGAGCATTTGGAGAAGGCGCGTGCGCTTTTGCATGAGGTCGGATATCGTGAGCTTGCCGTATTCCGACAGCGTGAGCGCTCGACGGTGCCGTTGACGCTTTGA